Proteins encoded within one genomic window of Kibdelosporangium phytohabitans:
- the xylB gene encoding xylulokinase, with the protein MALVAGVDSSTQSTKVVVCDAETGQVVREGRAPHPDGSEVHPDKWWRAFEEATADGLLDGVMSIGVGGQQHGMVALDERDEVVRPALLWNDTRSAGAAEDLTRELGGPGEWAKAVGSVPVASFTVTKLRWLAEHEPDLAARVATVLLPHDWLTWKLTGELVTDRGDASGTGYYSATQGVYREDILTKAFGRVPRLPRVLAPDEPAGRTPGGMLVSAGTGDNMAAALGLRLDDGDVAVSIGTSGTVFGVAGEITPDDTGAVAGFADATGRFLPLVCTLNAARVLTATARMLGVELSELDDLALSVEDAGGLEFVPYLDGERTPNLPDATGSLLNMRRDNMTAANVARAAVEGMLGGLGVGLAALRTAGLAAQRVLLIGGGARSAAVRAVAPEVFGLPVDVPEPAEYVAVGAARQATWALTGQYPAW; encoded by the coding sequence ATGGCGTTGGTCGCGGGCGTTGACTCGTCAACCCAGTCAACAAAAGTCGTCGTGTGCGACGCGGAGACCGGGCAGGTCGTGCGCGAAGGCAGGGCACCCCACCCGGACGGCTCCGAGGTTCATCCGGACAAGTGGTGGCGGGCGTTCGAGGAAGCCACCGCCGACGGCCTGCTCGACGGCGTCATGTCGATCGGCGTCGGCGGTCAGCAGCACGGCATGGTCGCGCTCGACGAGCGCGACGAGGTCGTCCGGCCCGCGCTGCTGTGGAACGACACCCGCTCGGCCGGAGCCGCCGAGGACCTGACCCGCGAGCTCGGCGGGCCGGGGGAGTGGGCGAAAGCGGTCGGCTCGGTGCCGGTCGCCAGTTTCACCGTGACCAAGCTGAGGTGGCTCGCCGAACACGAGCCGGACCTCGCCGCCCGCGTCGCCACGGTCCTGCTCCCGCACGACTGGCTGACGTGGAAGCTCACCGGCGAACTGGTGACCGACCGCGGTGACGCCTCCGGAACCGGCTACTACTCCGCCACGCAGGGCGTCTACCGCGAGGACATCCTGACCAAGGCGTTCGGCCGGGTGCCCCGGCTGCCGCGCGTGCTCGCTCCCGACGAGCCCGCCGGGCGCACGCCCGGCGGAATGCTCGTCTCGGCGGGCACGGGCGACAACATGGCCGCCGCGCTGGGGCTCCGGCTCGACGACGGTGACGTGGCCGTCTCGATCGGCACGAGCGGCACGGTGTTCGGCGTCGCCGGTGAGATCACCCCGGACGACACCGGTGCGGTAGCCGGATTCGCCGACGCCACAGGCAGATTCCTGCCGCTGGTGTGCACGTTGAACGCGGCGCGCGTGCTCACCGCCACCGCGCGGATGCTCGGTGTCGAACTGTCCGAACTGGACGATCTCGCCCTGTCGGTCGAGGACGCGGGTGGGCTGGAGTTCGTGCCCTACCTGGATGGTGAGCGCACGCCGAACCTGCCGGACGCCACCGGATCGCTGCTGAACATGCGGCGCGACAACATGACCGCGGCGAACGTGGCCCGTGCGGCGGTCGAGGGGATGCTCGGCGGGCTCGGTGTCGGGCTGGCCGCGTTGCGCACCGCCGGACTTGCCGCGCAACGGGTTCTGCTGATCGGCGGGGGTGCGCGGTCGGCCGCGGTGCGAGCCGTCGCGCCGGAGGTCTTCGGTCTGCCCGTGGACGTGCCCGAACCCGCGGAGTACGTGGCCGTGGGCGCCGCCCGCCAGGCGACGTGGGCGCTCACCGGCCAGTACCCGGCATGGTGA
- a CDS encoding methylated-DNA--[protein]-cysteine S-methyltransferase, whose product MRCHTVVDSPVGKLTLVATDGVLSGLYMEQQRHRPQQETFGHWDGEPFGEVVKELDEYFAGDRTTFDVPVTFHGTDFQRTVWQALCDIPYGETVSYGELALRLGKTLTASRAVGLANGKNPISIIVPCHRVVGSTGDLTGYGGGIERKRFLLDFERGDTLSYN is encoded by the coding sequence ATGAGGTGTCACACCGTGGTGGACAGCCCGGTCGGGAAGCTCACGCTGGTCGCGACGGACGGCGTGCTGAGCGGCCTGTACATGGAGCAGCAGCGGCACCGCCCGCAGCAGGAGACGTTCGGCCACTGGGACGGTGAACCGTTCGGCGAGGTCGTCAAGGAGCTCGACGAGTACTTCGCCGGTGACCGGACCACGTTCGACGTGCCGGTCACCTTCCACGGCACGGACTTCCAGCGCACAGTGTGGCAAGCGCTGTGCGACATCCCGTACGGCGAAACGGTTTCCTACGGCGAGCTGGCGCTGCGGCTCGGCAAGACGCTGACCGCGTCCCGTGCGGTCGGCCTGGCCAACGGCAAGAACCCGATCAGCATCATCGTGCCGTGTCACCGGGTGGTCGGCTCGACCGGCGACCTGACCGGCTACGGCGGCGGGATCGAGCGCAAGCGGTTCCTGCTGGACTTCGAACGCGGCGACACGCTGTCATACAACTAG
- a CDS encoding DM13 domain-containing protein, with protein sequence MRALFRRKITWAALTVVAVAGAFALWAFQPWRLFTSSTIDEALPVAATAPPGTAQTSSTSSAPAAPAGPRQLASGSFVAQEHATSGQAAVLELRDGQRVLRLTGLSSSDGPDLHVWLTDAAAGGDWFKYDDGRQVKLGSLKATHGNQNYVIPPGTSLDGLRSVVIWCDRFNVAFGSAPLQL encoded by the coding sequence ATGCGAGCACTGTTTCGGAGGAAGATCACCTGGGCGGCGCTGACCGTGGTCGCGGTCGCGGGGGCGTTCGCGCTGTGGGCGTTCCAGCCGTGGCGGCTGTTCACCAGCAGCACGATCGACGAGGCGCTGCCGGTCGCCGCCACCGCCCCGCCCGGCACGGCCCAGACCTCCAGCACGTCCAGTGCTCCCGCGGCACCCGCCGGACCGAGGCAACTGGCGTCCGGGTCGTTCGTCGCGCAGGAGCACGCCACGTCCGGTCAGGCCGCCGTGCTCGAACTGCGGGACGGGCAACGGGTGCTGCGGCTGACCGGGCTGTCCTCATCGGATGGACCGGACCTGCACGTCTGGCTGACCGACGCGGCCGCGGGCGGCGACTGGTTCAAATACGACGACGGCCGCCAGGTCAAGCTCGGCTCGCTCAAGGCGACCCACGGCAACCAGAACTACGTCATCCCACCGGGGACCTCGCTCGACGGCCTGCGCAGCGTGGTCATCTGGTGTGACCGGTTCAACGTGGCCTTCGGCTCGGCCCCGCTGCAGTTGTAG